One genomic window of Clostridioides sp. ES-S-0054-01 includes the following:
- a CDS encoding PTS lactose/cellobiose transporter subunit IIA — protein MEEIVLKIIIHAGNAKSILYEALDCAKENDFKKADELIESANEEILKAHKVQTELIQKEAGGDKSDISILLIHSQDHLMTCMSERNLIKEMIMLRKEIQKLK, from the coding sequence ATGGAAGAAATAGTTTTAAAGATTATAATTCATGCTGGAAATGCAAAATCTATACTTTATGAAGCACTTGACTGTGCAAAGGAAAACGATTTTAAAAAAGCAGATGAATTAATTGAAAGTGCAAATGAAGAAATCTTAAAAGCACATAAAGTACAAACTGAACTTATACAAAAGGAAGCTGGAGGAGATAAGTCAGATATATCTATCTTATTGATTCACTCTCAAGACCATTTAATGACTTGTATGAGTGAGAGAAATCTTATAAAAGAAATGATTATGTTAAGAAAAGAAATTCAAAAATTAAAATAA
- a CDS encoding ATP-dependent RecD-like DNA helicase: MEKLEGMISEIVFKNEDNGYTIAHLVNGNNEIVIVGCMPTLAIGESIEVEGKWVNHKIYGTQFEVNSFMPVTPSSLEGIYVYLSSGMIHGIGEKMAKRIIDKFGVDTLDVIQNSPEKLQEVEGIGRKKVKQIVKSYEEDRELRSIIIELSPFGITPNYCLKIYKKYKSRAIKVINKNPYQLAEDIRGIGFKVADSIANKIGIDKNSKDRICQGILYTLNKSLSNGHTYLPEHVLIQDSEKLLELNGEIIKECIMMLVYNQKIHIEKVNNENLIYLMPYYLAENGVCSQIVKLSQYEFEDLKIDIDREIKILEEDKRIKLAEKQILAVKESVNSGVLIITGGPGTGKTTTINAIIDIFENNGKSVTLAAPTGRAAKRMSETSDKEAKTIHRLLEMGFSTDDDLTFFKDEEDPINSDVIIVDEVSMVDIILMYNLLRAIKLGTRVILVGDSDQLPSVGAGNVLKDMISSSIINVVKLNEIFRQAQESMIIVNAHKINNGEPLYLNTKGKDFFFIRKSTNEEILNEIIGLVNERLPKFYKVDKLKDIQVLSSMRKGELGVTNLNIELQKYLNKKEKFKVEESFSKRLFRVGDKVMQVKNNYTKKWETEDQKESGEGIYNGDIGYVYHIDKDKKTIYVLFDQIKIVSYLYDELDEIDHSFCTTIHKSQGSEFPVIVLPITWAPPMLLSRNLLYTAVTRAKKLVVLVGDVKYLEYMIKNNRVNQRYSNLGYKLNKFKREGLLIE; encoded by the coding sequence ATGGAAAAATTAGAAGGAATGATAAGTGAAATAGTCTTTAAAAATGAAGATAATGGCTATACAATAGCTCATTTGGTAAATGGAAATAATGAAATTGTCATTGTGGGATGTATGCCTACTTTGGCAATTGGAGAAAGCATAGAAGTTGAAGGAAAGTGGGTAAACCATAAGATTTATGGGACTCAATTTGAGGTGAATAGTTTTATGCCAGTAACACCATCATCCTTAGAAGGAATTTATGTTTACTTATCTTCTGGAATGATACATGGTATTGGCGAAAAAATGGCTAAGAGAATAATTGATAAATTTGGTGTAGATACGTTAGATGTGATACAAAATTCACCAGAAAAACTACAAGAAGTAGAGGGCATAGGGCGTAAAAAAGTAAAACAAATAGTAAAAAGTTATGAAGAAGACAGAGAATTGAGAAGTATAATAATAGAGCTATCTCCTTTTGGAATAACACCAAATTACTGTCTAAAAATATATAAGAAATATAAAAGCAGGGCAATAAAAGTTATAAATAAAAACCCATACCAACTTGCTGAAGATATAAGAGGAATTGGATTTAAGGTAGCTGATAGTATAGCAAATAAAATTGGTATAGATAAAAACTCTAAAGATAGAATTTGTCAAGGAATCTTATACACTTTGAATAAATCTTTAAGTAATGGGCATACATATTTACCAGAGCATGTTCTAATACAAGATTCAGAAAAGTTATTGGAACTAAATGGAGAAATAATAAAAGAGTGTATAATGATGTTAGTTTATAATCAAAAAATACATATAGAGAAAGTAAACAATGAAAATCTTATATATCTTATGCCGTACTATTTAGCTGAAAATGGAGTATGTAGTCAAATAGTAAAATTATCACAATATGAATTTGAAGACTTAAAAATAGACATAGATAGAGAGATTAAAATTTTAGAAGAAGATAAGAGAATTAAGCTAGCAGAAAAACAAATTTTAGCAGTTAAAGAGTCTGTTAATAGTGGAGTATTAATTATAACTGGTGGTCCAGGAACTGGTAAGACAACTACTATCAATGCTATCATAGATATATTTGAAAACAATGGGAAAAGTGTAACTTTAGCAGCTCCAACAGGAAGGGCAGCAAAGAGAATGAGTGAAACTTCTGATAAAGAAGCAAAAACTATACATAGATTATTAGAAATGGGATTCTCAACAGATGATGATTTAACTTTTTTTAAGGATGAAGAAGACCCAATAAATTCAGATGTAATAATTGTTGATGAGGTATCAATGGTAGACATTATCTTAATGTACAACTTGCTTAGAGCTATAAAGTTAGGGACAAGAGTAATTTTGGTTGGAGATAGTGACCAATTACCTTCTGTAGGTGCTGGAAATGTACTTAAGGACATGATTAGTTCTAGTATTATAAATGTAGTTAAATTAAATGAAATATTTAGACAAGCACAAGAGAGTATGATAATTGTAAATGCTCATAAGATAAACAATGGAGAGCCACTTTATCTAAATACAAAAGGTAAAGATTTCTTTTTTATAAGAAAATCAACTAATGAAGAAATTTTAAATGAAATAATAGGATTAGTTAATGAAAGATTACCTAAATTTTATAAAGTTGATAAATTAAAAGATATACAAGTTTTATCTTCAATGAGAAAAGGTGAGTTAGGAGTTACTAATCTCAATATAGAGTTACAAAAGTATCTTAACAAAAAAGAAAAATTTAAAGTTGAAGAAAGTTTTTCTAAAAGATTGTTTAGAGTTGGCGATAAGGTAATGCAAGTAAAAAATAATTATACAAAAAAGTGGGAAACAGAGGACCAAAAAGAAAGTGGAGAAGGTATATATAATGGAGATATAGGATATGTTTATCACATAGATAAAGATAAGAAAACTATTTATGTATTATTTGATCAAATTAAAATCGTATCGTACTTATATGATGAATTAGATGAAATTGACCATAGTTTCTGTACAACGATACATAAAAGTCAGGGAAGTGAATTTCCAGTTATAGTATTGCCAATAACTTGGGCTCCTCCTATGTTACTTAGCCGTAATTTATTATATACAGCAGTAACAAGAGCAAAAAAATTAGTTGTATTAGTTGGAGATGTGAAATATCTTGAATATATGATAAAAAATAATAGAGTTAATCAACGGTATTCAAATTTAGGGTATAAGCTGAATAAATTTAAGCGAGAAGGGCTGTTGATAGAATAA
- a CDS encoding rod shape-determining protein: MAGADIGIDLGTANVLVYVSGKGIVLEEPSVVAIDKRTDSVLAVGEEAKKMIGRTPGNIVAIRPLRDGVISDYDVTEKMLKSFIDKIVDKKGFGRFFMPRIMVCVPTGVTEVEKRAVEDATRQAGAREVYIIEEPIAAAIGAGVDISQPNGNMIIDIGGGTVDIAVISLGGAVVSESIKVGGDRFDDAIVKYMKKQHNLLIGERTAEKIKFEIGSAFKREEEKYMKITGRNLITGLPSSITINSTEMLEALRECVEQIVVATHAVLEKTPPELAADIGDVGIIMTGGGSLLYGLDKIIEQRTGITVTIADEPLSCVAKGTGIALGSIDLLETGGSFRRK; this comes from the coding sequence ATGGCTGGAGCTGATATAGGCATAGATTTAGGTACTGCAAATGTGCTTGTTTATGTTAGTGGTAAGGGAATCGTTTTGGAAGAACCATCTGTTGTGGCGATAGACAAGAGAACAGATTCTGTTTTAGCTGTGGGAGAAGAAGCTAAAAAGATGATAGGGAGAACACCAGGTAATATAGTCGCTATAAGACCTTTAAGAGATGGTGTAATTTCAGATTATGATGTAACTGAGAAGATGTTAAAATCTTTTATAGATAAGATAGTTGATAAAAAGGGATTTGGAAGATTTTTCATGCCAAGAATTATGGTATGTGTACCAACAGGTGTCACAGAAGTAGAAAAAAGAGCAGTAGAAGATGCTACAAGGCAAGCTGGGGCTAGAGAAGTATATATCATAGAAGAACCAATAGCAGCAGCCATAGGAGCTGGTGTAGATATATCACAGCCTAATGGTAATATGATTATAGATATTGGTGGAGGTACTGTAGATATAGCTGTAATATCTCTAGGAGGAGCTGTTGTAAGTGAATCTATAAAGGTTGGTGGAGATAGATTTGACGATGCTATAGTTAAATATATGAAAAAACAACACAATCTTCTTATAGGAGAAAGAACAGCAGAGAAAATCAAGTTTGAAATAGGTTCTGCATTTAAGAGAGAAGAAGAAAAATATATGAAGATAACAGGAAGAAATTTAATTACAGGGCTTCCTAGTTCTATAACTATAAATTCAACAGAAATGTTAGAAGCACTTAGAGAATGTGTTGAGCAAATAGTAGTTGCTACTCATGCTGTTTTAGAAAAAACTCCTCCTGAGCTAGCGGCAGATATAGGAGATGTTGGTATAATAATGACAGGAGGAGGTTCATTATTATATGGATTAGATAAAATAATAGAACAGAGAACAGGAATAACTGTTACAATAGCAGATGAACCATTATCTTGTGTTGCAAAAGGTACAGGAATAGCTTTAGGTTCAATAGACTTACTTGAAACGGGTGGGTCTTTCAGAAGAAAATAA
- the spoIIID gene encoding sporulation transcriptional regulator SpoIIID, translating into MRSHIEERAIVVAKYILEKNTTVRQTAKTFGVSKSTIHKDVTERLKEINPSLAKEVKNVLDKNKSERHIRGGLATKLKYEKEHKKM; encoded by the coding sequence TTGAGATCTCATATAGAGGAAAGGGCCATAGTGGTAGCAAAATATATACTTGAAAAAAACACTACAGTAAGACAAACCGCCAAGACATTTGGAGTAAGTAAAAGTACAATTCATAAGGATGTTACAGAAAGATTGAAGGAAATAAATCCATCCCTTGCCAAAGAAGTTAAAAATGTGCTGGACAAAAATAAATCAGAGAGACATATTAGAGGGGGATTAGCAACGAAATTAAAATATGAGAAGGAACATAAAAAAATGTAG
- a CDS encoding methionine adenosyltransferase, translating to MARHLFTSESVTEGHPDKICDQISDSILDALLEKDPQSRVACETTVTTGLVLVAGEISTSAYVDIPKLVRETVREIGYTRAKYGFDCDTCAVITSIDEQSGDIAMGVDEGLESKTGEEIEEEIEKVGAGDQGIMFGFACNETPELMPLPISLAHKLSRRLTEVRKTGLVDYLRPDGKTQVTVEYEGSKAVRVHTVLISAQHCETVSNDKIREDLINHVIKEVIPAELLDEETKIYINPTGRFVIGGPQGDTGLTGRKIIIDTYGGYSRHGGGAFSGKDPTKVDRSAAYAARYVAKNIVAAGLADKCEIELAYAIGIARPLSIFIDTFGTGKVSEEKLVELVNKHFDLRPGAIIRDLGLRKPLYKKVAAYGHFGRTDIDLPWERTDKVEQLRKDALGE from the coding sequence ATGGCAAGACATTTATTTACGTCAGAATCAGTTACAGAAGGACATCCTGATAAGATATGTGACCAAATATCAGATTCAATATTAGATGCATTATTAGAAAAAGACCCACAATCTAGAGTAGCTTGTGAAACTACAGTTACTACTGGTTTAGTTTTAGTGGCAGGGGAAATAAGTACATCTGCTTATGTAGACATTCCTAAGTTAGTAAGAGAAACAGTAAGAGAAATTGGATATACAAGAGCAAAATATGGATTTGATTGTGATACTTGTGCAGTTATAACTTCTATAGATGAACAATCTGGAGATATAGCTATGGGAGTTGACGAAGGTCTAGAAAGTAAGACTGGAGAAGAGATAGAAGAAGAAATAGAAAAGGTTGGAGCTGGAGACCAAGGTATAATGTTTGGATTTGCATGTAATGAGACCCCAGAATTAATGCCACTTCCAATATCTTTGGCACATAAATTATCAAGAAGACTTACAGAAGTTAGAAAGACAGGTCTAGTTGATTATTTAAGACCAGATGGAAAAACTCAAGTTACTGTTGAATATGAAGGAAGTAAAGCTGTAAGAGTACATACAGTTCTTATATCAGCTCAACATTGTGAAACAGTATCAAATGATAAAATAAGAGAAGATTTAATTAATCATGTTATTAAAGAGGTTATACCAGCAGAATTACTTGATGAAGAAACTAAAATTTATATAAATCCAACAGGAAGATTCGTTATAGGAGGACCTCAAGGAGATACAGGTCTTACAGGAAGAAAAATAATAATAGATACTTATGGTGGATATTCTAGACATGGTGGAGGAGCTTTCTCAGGAAAAGACCCTACAAAAGTTGATAGATCTGCTGCTTATGCAGCTAGATATGTTGCAAAAAATATTGTTGCAGCTGGTCTTGCAGATAAATGTGAGATAGAACTTGCATATGCTATAGGTATAGCTAGACCATTATCTATATTTATAGATACTTTTGGGACAGGTAAAGTTTCAGAAGAAAAACTTGTTGAATTAGTAAATAAGCACTTTGATTTAAGACCAGGAGCGATAATAAGAGACTTAGGTCTAAGAAAGCCTCTTTATAAAAAAGTTGCTGCTTATGGTCACTTTGGTAGAACAGATATAGATTTACCTTGGGAAAGAACTGACAAAGTTGAACAGTTAAGAAAAGATGCTTTAGGTGAATAA
- the yyaC gene encoding spore protease YyaC: MYLAKVNYSDDDVIQMLSSVLKTIINENTIVVCIGTDRAIGDTLGPLVGTILKNSKFKYPVYGTLDNPIHALNIYESLDTIKNTHIQGNFLAIDACLGSQSNIGNIQIREGPILPGKGVGKKLPQIGNYSIVGIVDKIDENNKLSFNNIRLSFILDLAETIALALLVST; encoded by the coding sequence TTGTATTTAGCTAAAGTAAATTACAGCGATGATGATGTTATACAGATGCTAAGTTCAGTTCTAAAAACTATAATTAATGAAAATACGATTGTTGTTTGCATAGGAACAGACAGGGCTATAGGTGATACTTTAGGCCCTTTAGTTGGAACAATACTTAAAAACAGTAAATTTAAATACCCCGTTTACGGTACACTAGATAACCCTATTCACGCCTTAAATATATATGAGTCTTTAGATACTATAAAAAATACACATATACAAGGTAACTTCTTAGCTATAGATGCTTGCTTGGGGTCGCAGAGTAACATAGGTAATATACAGATTAGAGAAGGACCTATCCTGCCCGGAAAAGGTGTTGGTAAAAAACTACCTCAAATAGGAAACTATTCTATAGTAGGAATTGTAGATAAAATTGATGAAAATAATAAACTTTCATTTAATAATATACGTCTTAGCTTTATATTGGACTTAGCCGAAACAATAGCTTTAGCTTTATTAGTATCCACCTAA
- a CDS encoding transcription antiterminator, translating into MICLNKRQENLLTTLLLKEEFINVNEIANDFECSERTIRNDCKYIDEWLSTFCNAYIKRKPNIGIKFSGDDTDKILVNQKLRGEVKRVNSELHKQVEILNLILCNNKKVTLNDLSNKLYINKNIVREEISKLSVALNNYNLNVSTKKGSGIYIEGDEKDIRIMLVSFLFKYIDRYRLNIDEIEYFHIVDIIIVKNIMSTIEDNMEIRLTDISFKQLMLFFLINIIRIRLGNSLKVKNAKKELKLKMLILGIEDELKSNLSIALNYEEKLFIESLIFGMNKQINSSNTKKSLYLNEELVNYTKKIISLVSEESGINFNNDILLYEQLICHLNVTMHQMKSNVYLENPLLDNIKTKFCFLFTVISSSIEIELKGKKITEDEIGYLTLHFQTSLERKYNKKESNKKASIVCPFSFGVSMLLKVKIEKRFNNIEIIETLREEDLKRDNFNKTIDFIIAFQEYENVQKPIFITTPLFTDEDENKLKDFTNKIKEKDTSYKLMNRLMMSDYLIRELEHDDIYEAITYLTNLLIEKHYAEKEYLQSIITREKSYPTNVGKGILFPHGDMKYIKQSVLCFARLKTPIKIRNGKDIKFILLLAYKKDDDRKIFRELFKEISNLTEDENMLDILSKCDIEKVKDILI; encoded by the coding sequence GTGATATGTTTGAATAAAAGGCAAGAAAATTTATTAACAACATTGCTATTAAAAGAAGAGTTTATAAATGTCAATGAGATTGCCAATGATTTTGAGTGTTCGGAAAGGACAATAAGAAATGATTGCAAATATATTGACGAATGGTTATCTACTTTTTGTAATGCTTATATTAAAAGAAAACCTAATATAGGAATTAAATTTAGTGGAGATGATACAGATAAAATACTGGTAAATCAGAAGTTACGAGGTGAAGTTAAAAGAGTAAATAGTGAGCTTCATAAGCAAGTTGAGATATTAAATTTAATACTTTGTAATAATAAAAAAGTTACTTTAAATGATTTATCGAATAAGTTGTATATAAATAAAAATATTGTCAGAGAAGAAATAAGTAAATTATCAGTGGCATTAAATAATTATAATCTAAATGTCTCAACTAAAAAAGGTAGTGGTATATATATTGAAGGGGATGAGAAAGACATAAGGATAATGTTAGTATCATTCTTATTTAAATACATAGATAGATACAGGTTAAACATAGATGAAATAGAATATTTCCATATAGTAGATATAATAATTGTCAAAAACATAATGTCTACTATAGAGGATAATATGGAGATAAGACTTACAGATATATCATTTAAGCAATTGATGTTATTTTTTCTTATAAACATAATACGAATAAGGCTGGGAAACTCTTTAAAAGTAAAAAATGCTAAGAAAGAACTTAAACTAAAAATGCTTATCTTAGGTATAGAAGATGAGCTAAAATCTAATTTATCCATAGCATTAAATTATGAAGAAAAATTATTTATAGAATCTTTAATATTTGGTATGAATAAACAAATAAATAGTAGTAATACTAAAAAATCATTATATCTAAATGAAGAATTAGTAAATTATACAAAAAAAATTATAAGTTTAGTATCGGAAGAATCAGGAATAAATTTCAATAATGATATATTACTTTATGAGCAATTAATATGTCATTTGAATGTTACAATGCACCAAATGAAAAGTAATGTTTACTTAGAAAATCCACTTTTAGATAATATAAAGACTAAATTTTGCTTTTTATTTACAGTAATATCAAGTTCAATAGAAATTGAATTAAAAGGTAAAAAAATAACTGAAGATGAAATCGGCTATCTTACACTTCACTTTCAAACCTCTCTAGAAAGAAAGTACAATAAAAAGGAATCAAATAAAAAAGCGAGTATTGTATGTCCATTTAGTTTTGGAGTAAGTATGCTATTAAAAGTAAAAATAGAAAAGAGATTTAATAACATAGAAATTATTGAAACATTAAGAGAGGAAGATTTAAAAAGAGATAACTTTAATAAGACAATAGATTTTATAATTGCATTTCAAGAGTATGAGAATGTTCAAAAGCCAATTTTTATAACAACACCATTATTTACTGATGAGGATGAGAATAAACTCAAAGATTTTACAAACAAAATAAAAGAAAAAGATACTTCATATAAGCTTATGAACAGATTAATGATGTCTGATTATTTAATAAGGGAGTTAGAGCATGATGATATTTATGAAGCTATAACATATTTAACTAATTTATTAATTGAAAAACATTATGCAGAAAAAGAGTATTTACAATCTATTATAACAAGAGAAAAGTCATACCCAACCAATGTTGGGAAAGGAATACTATTCCCTCATGGAGATATGAAATATATAAAGCAATCTGTTCTATGTTTTGCAAGGTTAAAAACACCAATAAAAATTAGAAATGGAAAGGATATAAAGTTTATACTTTTATTAGCTTATAAAAAGGATGATGATAGAAAAATATTTAGAGAGTTATTTAAAGAAATATCTAATCTAACAGAAGATGAAAATATGCTAGATATTTTAAGTAAATGTGACATTGAAAAAGTAAAAGATATTCTTATATAA
- a CDS encoding M23 family metallopeptidase produces the protein MKKKLLEKDGFYLSLFVCVCLLAVGGVWFTNNNVDKLASNKGMIENANKDSEEEIHLIEKDKKDAIPTATDSKQNLEKAKSKEENKSSATKLNYIGDKVIRGYSEKEPSYSKTLDVWETHKGVDVSCTKGKEIKSLLNGIVVDVFSDEEYGQSVKIKSDNNIVVVYSNLDENVSVKKEQKITEGQSLGTVGSTSQIESEEGIHVHLEAYSGEKSIDPMSLIK, from the coding sequence ATGAAGAAAAAGCTGTTAGAAAAAGATGGTTTTTATTTATCTTTATTTGTATGTGTTTGTTTATTAGCAGTAGGTGGAGTTTGGTTTACAAATAATAATGTAGATAAATTGGCTTCTAATAAAGGCATGATAGAAAATGCTAATAAAGATAGTGAAGAGGAAATACATTTAATTGAAAAAGATAAGAAAGATGCTATTCCTACTGCAACGGATTCAAAACAAAACTTAGAAAAAGCTAAGTCAAAAGAGGAAAATAAATCGAGTGCAACAAAATTAAATTACATTGGAGATAAAGTAATAAGAGGATATTCAGAGAAAGAACCTAGTTACTCTAAAACACTAGATGTCTGGGAAACTCATAAAGGTGTAGATGTTAGTTGTACTAAAGGTAAAGAAATAAAATCTCTATTAAACGGAATAGTAGTAGATGTATTTAGCGATGAAGAATATGGACAATCAGTAAAAATAAAAAGTGACAATAACATTGTAGTAGTATATTCAAATCTAGATGAAAATGTTAGTGTTAAGAAAGAACAGAAGATAACAGAAGGACAATCTCTAGGTACTGTAGGCAGTACTTCTCAAATAGAAAGCGAAGAGGGCATACATGTGCATTTAGAGGCATATAGTGGAGAAAAATCTATAGACCCAATGAGTCTAATTAAGTAA
- the spoIID gene encoding stage II sporulation protein D, translating to MKNPLVVLLGFVTCSVLVPSLITLVSYKNVELTEKPERSISINKTIKKSDIKDNSNKEEKNMMNYETVNKKAPIINVYNHITGKTEKMDMENYLCGVLAGEMSSEFDIEALKAQSVAARTYVVYKQEHSKSSKHKNAVVCTDYKHCQEYKSYDTLKKLNGEEWIKNKYSKIQDAVRGTKGQIITYNDKAILPLYFSTSSGKTENSEEVFSAKYPYLKSVESPYDKYSPKFASTLKISNTDFVKSLRRAYSTIVIDVNNLSKQVLITKRSDAGTVEKIKLGNKELTGKDIRTVFKLNSANFDIKFGEGYIDFVVKGYGHGVGMSQWGAEGMAEEGYKYHDILSHYYTDTKIKDIY from the coding sequence ATGAAGAACCCATTGGTTGTTTTGTTAGGATTTGTGACTTGCTCTGTGTTAGTTCCGTCACTTATAACTTTAGTGTCTTATAAAAATGTGGAGTTAACTGAAAAACCAGAAAGATCAATATCTATAAACAAAACTATTAAAAAAAGTGATATTAAGGATAACAGTAATAAAGAAGAAAAAAACATGATGAACTATGAAACTGTAAATAAAAAAGCACCTATTATCAATGTGTATAATCATATAACAGGGAAAACTGAAAAAATGGACATGGAGAACTATTTATGTGGAGTACTAGCTGGTGAGATGTCTTCAGAGTTTGATATAGAAGCTTTAAAAGCTCAATCTGTAGCAGCTAGAACATATGTAGTATATAAACAGGAACATAGTAAATCAAGCAAACATAAAAATGCAGTAGTATGTACTGATTATAAACACTGTCAAGAATATAAGAGTTATGATACTCTTAAAAAGCTAAATGGTGAAGAATGGATTAAGAATAAATATTCTAAAATCCAAGATGCAGTTAGAGGAACTAAAGGTCAAATAATAACTTATAATGATAAGGCAATACTTCCTCTTTATTTTTCTACATCTTCAGGAAAAACAGAAAATAGTGAAGAAGTATTTTCTGCAAAATATCCTTATCTAAAGTCTGTGGAAAGTCCTTATGATAAGTATTCACCTAAATTTGCATCAACACTTAAAATAAGTAACACAGATTTTGTTAAAAGTCTTAGAAGAGCATATAGCACTATTGTGATAGATGTTAATAATTTAAGTAAACAAGTCTTAATAACTAAAAGAAGTGATGCTGGAACTGTAGAAAAAATAAAATTAGGAAATAAAGAATTGACTGGAAAAGACATTAGAACTGTTTTTAAGTTGAACTCTGCAAACTTTGACATAAAATTTGGAGAAGGATACATAGATTTTGTGGTAAAAGGATATGGTCATGGTGTTGGCATGAGCCAGTGGGGAGCAGAAGGAATGGCAGAAGAGGGCTATAAATATCATGATATATTATCACATTATTACACCGATACAAAAATAAAAGATATATACTAA
- a CDS encoding ComF family protein, producing the protein MRICNDNFIKSFKNMINKCLDFIYPENISCIICDKSIKKTNTYSICKSCFKEMNFIQDGCMKCGKPIIRHSIEKEFVEECSYCFNKDFYFDKSISCIEYNDVTKKIVLGMKYNQKTFMAKYIAQIMKEKLYLENIKFDYILFVPLHKKRLNKRGFNQAQKIAFNLSKMINIPLLDCISRKKYTRMLYKLNKKERKEELKNVFVVKENIKLINNKNILLIDDIFTTGFTTNEISKLLKLSGVNKVFVLTLLTKANDNYVME; encoded by the coding sequence ATGAGAATATGCAATGATAATTTTATTAAGAGTTTTAAAAATATGATTAATAAATGTCTGGATTTTATATATCCTGAGAATATAAGTTGCATAATTTGTGATAAATCCATAAAGAAAACAAATACATATTCAATATGTAAAAGCTGTTTTAAAGAAATGAATTTTATACAGGATGGTTGCATGAAGTGTGGAAAGCCAATAATACGTCATTCAATCGAAAAAGAGTTTGTTGAAGAGTGTAGCTATTGTTTTAATAAAGATTTTTATTTTGACAAATCAATATCCTGCATTGAATACAATGATGTAACCAAAAAGATAGTTTTAGGGATGAAATATAATCAAAAAACATTTATGGCTAAGTATATAGCTCAGATAATGAAAGAAAAATTGTATTTAGAAAACATAAAATTTGATTATATATTATTTGTTCCACTTCATAAAAAAAGACTAAATAAAAGAGGTTTTAATCAGGCACAAAAAATAGCATTTAATTTAAGTAAAATGATAAATATTCCATTATTGGATTGTATAAGTAGAAAAAAGTATACAAGAATGCTATATAAATTAAACAAAAAGGAACGAAAAGAAGAACTAAAAAATGTATTTGTTGTTAAAGAAAATATTAAATTAATAAATAATAAAAATATACTTTTAATAGATGATATATTTACTACTGGTTTTACAACAAATGAAATTTCTAAACTTTTAAAGTTATCTGGTGTTAATAAGGTCTTTGTATTGACTTTACTTACAAAAGCAAACGATAATTATGTTATGGAATAA
- the fabZ gene encoding 3-hydroxyacyl-ACP dehydratase FabZ, whose protein sequence is MLNIDEIKELLSHRYPFLLVDKITELEVGKRAIGIKNVTVNEPFFQGHFPEYPLMPGVLIVEALAQVCGVAMMSVEENKGKLGVFAGIDKVRIKREVRPGDTLTMEVEMTTLRRNIAKADAKAYVGEELVCKGELMFALVEK, encoded by the coding sequence ATGTTAAATATAGATGAAATAAAAGAATTACTATCACACAGATATCCATTTTTATTAGTAGACAAGATTACAGAGTTAGAAGTTGGAAAAAGAGCTATTGGCATAAAAAATGTAACAGTTAATGAACCATTTTTCCAAGGGCACTTTCCAGAATATCCTTTAATGCCAGGAGTGCTAATAGTAGAAGCTCTAGCACAAGTGTGTGGAGTGGCAATGATGTCTGTAGAGGAAAATAAAGGAAAATTAGGTGTATTTGCAGGTATAGATAAAGTTAGAATAAAGAGAGAAGTAAGACCAGGAGATACACTAACTATGGAAGTCGAAATGACAACTCTTAGAAGAAATATAGCTAAGGCAGATGCTAAGGCATATGTCGGTGAAGAACTTGTCTGTAAAGGTGAATTAATGTTTGCTTTAGTAGAAAAGTAG